From the Candidatus Poribacteria bacterium genome, one window contains:
- a CDS encoding HEAT repeat domain-containing protein — translation MYRGTHTMQLSTLRRGLHPSAILLLLMSGVLAIAGCKVDKVTFNRIEEGKKFLSADQPFQALEYFEESLTRNQEKDRQPEAHAYLLVAYDRAAKKVGENHPDAAKYNQKRDAQAKVVAGDRASLDTLVAILSQHDLASQSAASLLVSLGSPATPSLLETYGQNSELSGQILDILEHIGSDAGPEVAKAIDGGSLQPANHLRLIRLLGSIDGPASQETLARLAQDSSQSESSQVEAAAALYRLGDKSHRDRLIAALDSADVDARRAASNVAVHLNESPSTSVLLPHLSDTDAAVRLGLVKALGKHGKDASVMASLIGVLRKDADTEVANEAGRSLTTFGSAAVVPVLDALTTERDWPRRQRLVQVLKSAEVRPGFNQDLEYKLYEYYDKKETHPEVKRDLALLLKELEN, via the coding sequence GGGGTACACACACCATGCAGCTTTCAACCCTGAGGCGTGGGTTGCACCCATCCGCGATCCTTCTCTTACTGATGTCCGGCGTGCTCGCCATCGCCGGATGCAAAGTCGACAAAGTCACGTTCAATCGAATCGAAGAAGGCAAGAAATTCCTGAGTGCCGATCAGCCGTTCCAGGCGCTCGAGTACTTCGAGGAATCGCTGACGCGCAACCAGGAGAAGGACCGTCAGCCGGAGGCACACGCCTACTTGCTGGTCGCGTACGATCGCGCCGCCAAGAAGGTCGGTGAGAACCACCCGGATGCCGCCAAGTACAACCAGAAGCGCGATGCGCAGGCGAAGGTCGTCGCAGGCGACCGCGCATCTCTGGACACGCTCGTCGCCATCCTGTCGCAGCACGACCTGGCATCGCAGTCCGCTGCGAGTCTGCTCGTGAGCCTGGGTTCCCCGGCAACGCCGTCGCTCCTAGAAACGTACGGACAGAACTCCGAGCTGTCGGGACAGATTCTCGATATCCTCGAGCACATCGGCTCCGACGCAGGACCCGAAGTCGCGAAGGCGATCGACGGCGGGTCTCTCCAGCCGGCGAATCATCTGCGTCTGATCCGCCTTCTAGGCTCCATCGACGGCCCCGCCTCGCAAGAGACCCTCGCGCGGCTGGCGCAAGATAGCAGCCAGTCCGAGAGCTCCCAGGTGGAAGCCGCCGCCGCTCTCTATCGCCTCGGTGACAAGAGCCATCGCGACCGCCTGATCGCCGCGCTAGACAGCGCGGACGTGGACGCCCGTCGCGCCGCCTCCAACGTCGCCGTCCATCTGAACGAGAGCCCGAGCACGTCCGTTCTCCTGCCCCATCTGAGCGATACGGATGCCGCCGTCCGGCTGGGCCTTGTCAAAGCCCTTGGCAAGCACGGCAAGGACGCGAGCGTGATGGCATCGCTCATCGGGGTTCTGCGCAAGGACGCCGACACCGAGGTCGCCAACGAGGCGGGGCGGTCGCTGACGACGTTCGGGTCCGCCGCCGTGGTTCCCGTCCTCGACGCGCTGACGACGGAACGCGACTGGCCTCGTCGCCAGCGGCTCGTGCAGGTCCTCAAGTCTGCCGAAGTGCGGCCCGGCTTCAACCAGGACCTCGAGTACAAGCTCTACGAGTACTACGACAAGAAGGAAACGCACCCCGAAGTGAAGCGCGATCTCGCTCTGCTCCTCAAGGAGCTCGAGAACTAG